AAATCGGGTGCTGGGCGACAATGGCATCGATCCCCGCAACGACGTCGAATGGAAAGTCTTCCCCTCGTCCGAACTCGGACTTGCCTTGGAGAAAGGCGAAGTGGACGCGATCGCAAACTCCGAGCCGATCGGCCTGCTGCTTCTGGCGGACAAGAAGGTCCAGAACATCGCCGACCAGACCCTCGATGAACCCTACGCTTCCGAGTACTGCTGTGGCGTGATCGTCAATGGCAAGTATGCCGACATCAATCCCGACGCGACCGCGGCGGTGACCAAGGCCATCATGAAGGGAGCCAAGTGGGTCGAAACCAATCCGCGCGCTGCAGCGGTCATGTCGGTGGAGAAGAAATACATCGCTTCGAACCCGGAATTGAACGCCGAGGCACTCGGCCGACTGCGTTACGTCCCGAGCATCGCCGGTGGCAAGGAAGCCATCCGCGGGGCCGCGGAGGGCATGAAGCGGGCCGGCATCCTCAAGCCGGACATGGACATCGATAACGCGATGAAGAAGATCTACCGCGAGTATCCCGGTGTGAATGACGAATGGCTCAAGGACCAAGAGGTCGAGAAGGTCGCCATGGGCCAGATCCAGCCCAACCAATGGGAACTGGTGAGGCAGGAGTTGGCCACCATCGGGAGCCCGACCGAGATCAAGACCTGCTGCAATGCCGGCAACAAGGCAATGGCAGCCAAAACTACTCCGTGAGATGGCTGAGTCTTCCTCTGTAGCGCCTGCCGCTACCGAAGCCATCGCTGCCACCCCTGCCCTCCACAAGGGCTGGCTGGCAAAGATCGGCTTTCCCGTAGCGGTGGCCATCGCCTACGGCATCCACACCGCAATCTCGCGCGAGGAACCGGTGCTGGAGACGCGCAACTATTCGATCTTCCTGGCAGGCTTGGGCGGGCTGGGCCTCCTGGCCGCGGTCCTGCAATTCATCTTGCCCGCATTCCGCCGGTGGATGAAGGACATGTGGCCCATTCTTTCCGCCGCCGTTCTGCTTTTCGCTGGCTTCGAGATCGTTACAACCGGCTTGCGGCTGCTGCCCCTGCCCTACTTCCCGAGCCCGCCAAAGATCCTCCAGAGCGCAATCGATGACCGCGCG
This portion of the Luteolibacter luteus genome encodes:
- a CDS encoding ABC transporter substrate-binding protein, with translation MRKLPSLLRFLALAMTGAALLSGCKSKTAQAEKTADGLTKIKVGYIGLTCEAPLYVAFEKGYFKEQGLDAELVKCEWGQFKDLVGTGSIHVVHQPIMAFLKPIEEGLDVKLTAGIHRGCLRVQAPLGGNIKTVQDLKGKRIGVPGMGTPPFIFANRVLGDNGIDPRNDVEWKVFPSSELGLALEKGEVDAIANSEPIGLLLLADKKVQNIADQTLDEPYASEYCCGVIVNGKYADINPDATAAVTKAIMKGAKWVETNPRAAAVMSVEKKYIASNPELNAEALGRLRYVPSIAGGKEAIRGAAEGMKRAGILKPDMDIDNAMKKIYREYPGVNDEWLKDQEVEKVAMGQIQPNQWELVRQELATIGSPTEIKTCCNAGNKAMAAKTTP